One segment of Zymoseptoria tritici IPO323 chromosome 2, whole genome shotgun sequence DNA contains the following:
- the CIT1 gene encoding citrate synthase (citrate (Si)-synthase; (R)-citric synthase; citrate condensing enzyme; citrate oxaloacetate-lyase [(pro-3S)-CH2COO-->acetyl-CoA]; citrate oxaloacetate-lyase, CoA-acetylating; citrate synthetase; citric synthase; citric-condensing enzyme; citrogenase; condensing enzyme; oxaloacetate transacetase; oxalacetic transacetase): MARQPESTVLKTWRAVAGLSTSVQRWKKRLDKSLAMAALALFRATGATSLGASSGTLSVTDNRTNRRYTIPIMHNSVRATDFRQIAAAGRGADPVDQVESGLRIIDRGFLNTACMESNITLIDGQRAYIQYRDHSIEHLFDNNDYEEVVHLLIWGHLPSTQEKTKLRKAFAAAATPPRPVVEVVQAFPRDALTGTILLAGLAAWAACDPGTQSVHQENRPKYLGNIAEVDAAIIRTTQAMATTIALAYCHKRGKPFTQPEREGTFIGNVLTMMGFTDNMGKPIAEIEATFARLWILYADHEMTNSTAAFLHAASTLSDPLSCAVSGIVSAYGPLHGGAIDQAYKGFQTIGTPENVPILIADVKAKKQRLFGYGHRIYKKTDPRAKLIRSMIDEHMPKVKDNPLLRVALEVDRVANEDDYFTSRNLKANADLYGCFLYTALGFETDIIVALASLSRTPGVMAHWRESMSQTPLLWRPLQVFTGSIASAARSDVKAL, from the exons ATGGCACGCCAACCAGAGTCAACAGTCTTGAAGACATGGCGCGCGGTCGCAGGTCTTTCGACATCGGTTCAGAGATGGAAGAAACGCTTGGACAAGTCTTTGGCCATGGCTGCACTGGCACTCTTTCGAGCAACTGGAGCCACGTCTCTTGGAGCCTCTTCAGGAACATTGTCGGTGACGGACAACCGCACGAATCGAAGGTACACCATTCCGATTATGCACAACTCAGTCAGGGCAACCGACTTCCGTCAGatcgctgctgctggcaGAGGCGCGGATCCAGTCGATCAAG TCGAATCTGGCCTGCGCATCATCGATCGTGGTTTCCTCAATACGGCATGCATGGAGTCCAACATCACCCTGATCGATGGTCAACGAGCCTACATTCAGTACCGAGATCATTCTATTGAGCACCTCTTCGACAACAATGATTACGAGGAAGTG GTTCACCTTCTTATCTGGGGACACCTTCCATCAACTCAAGAAAAGACGAAACTCCGAAAAGCGTTTGCCGCCGCTGCCACGCCACCGCGTCCAGTCGTGGAGGTTGTGCAAGCGTTTCCCAGAGATGCTCTAACCGGCACGATCCTTCTGGCTGGCCTTGCCGCATGGGCTGCTTGCGATCCTGGAACGCAATCTGTGCACCAGGAGAATCGACCCAAGTACCTCGGCAACATCGCTGAAGTCGATGCTGCCATCATTCGCACTACTCAAGCCATGGCTACCACCATTGCATTGGCATACTGTCACAAACGTGGCAAACCATTCACTCAACCTGAGCGCGAAGGTACATTCATCGGAAACGTTCTCACCATGATGGGTTTCACCGACAACATGGGAAAGCCAATAGCGGAGATAGAGGCCACTTTCGCACGTCTATGGATCCTTTACGCCGACCACGAAATGACCAATTCCACTGCTGCCTTTCTTCACGCTGCTTCCACGCTCAGCGATCCGCTTTCCTGCGCCGTCAGCGGTATTGTGTCGGCATATGGTCCTCTCCACGGCGGAGCGATCGATCAGGCTTATAAGGGCTTCCAGACAATTGGCACGCCGGAGAATGTGCCTATCCTGATCGCCGACGTTAAGGCGAAGAAACAACGTCTCTTCGGATATGGTCATCGCATTTACAAGAAGACCGACCCTCGCGCAAAGCTAATTCGTTCCATGATCGATGAGCATATGCCAAAGGTTAAGGATAACCCCTTGCTCCGTGTCGCCCTGGAGGTGGATCGCGTTGCAAACGAGGATGACTACTTCACATCTCGCAACCTGAAGGCGAATGCTGATCTTTATGGATGTTTCCTGTACACCGCCTTGG GTTTTGAAACCGACATAATCGTTGCACTGGCTTCACTGTCTCGCACGCCCGGTGTCATGGCTCATTGGCGCGAAAGCATGA GCCAAACTCCTCTGCTCTGGCGACCGCTCCAGGTTTTCACCGGCTCAATTGCATCCGCGGCGCGCAGCGACGTCAAAGCTCTGTGA